A region of Bacillus rossius redtenbacheri isolate Brsri chromosome 2, Brsri_v3, whole genome shotgun sequence DNA encodes the following proteins:
- the LOC134529726 gene encoding histone acetyltransferase KAT8-like isoform X1, whose amino-acid sequence MSEMFVLKPLDGSDQELFEDSLGLDDNLMRKQENRNFNIMSDPKVDGDNEDDEFINGIEALVDIGEHYLVKRPDDTWQSAEVIQKRYIKPDGHWEYYVHYEGFDRRLDEWVTRDRIMCSQFEMAEHDCTNAQRLISGDANDKSDRKITRNQKRRHDEINHVQLTYAEMDPTTAALEKEHEAITKVKYIDKLQFGRYEIDTWYFSPYPEEYGKQPKLWICEYCLKYMRLEKTCRYHLSECTWRQPRGKEIYRKGTLSVWEVDGKDHKVYTQNLCLLAKLFLDHKTLYFDVEPFMFYILCEVDKQGAHLVGYFSKEKESPDGNNVACIMILPPYQRLGYGKFLIAFSYELSKLECTVGSPEKPLSDLGKLSYRSYWSWVLLDILRDFRGTVSIKALSEMTSIAQTDIIYALQSMNMVKYWKGQHVICVTPKLIEEYIKTSQLKSPRMTVDVSCLRWSPPKKVQVKLGKK is encoded by the exons ATGTCAGAAATGTTTGTGTTAAAGCCGTTGGATGGAAGTGACCAAGAGTTGTTTGAAGATTCGTTAGGTTTAGATGATAATTTAATGAGAAAACAAGAAAACAGAAACTTTAATATTATGAGTGACCCTAAAGTTGACGGGGACAATGAAGACGACGAGTTTATTAATGGAATCGAAGCACTGGTAGACATCGGTGAACATTATTTGGTTAAAAGACCCGATGACACATGGC AGTCAGCTGAAGTGATTCAGAAAAGATACATTAAACCTGATGGCCATTGGGAATATTATGTCCATTACGAAGGTTTTGATCGCCGTCTGGATGAATGGGTTACCCGAGACAG GATTATGTGCTCTCAGTTTGAAATGGCAGAGCATGATTGTACAAATGCTCAGAGGCTCATCTCTGGAGACGCAAATGATAAATCAGATAGGAAAATTACAAGAAACCAGAAGCGTAGGCATGATGAAATCAATCACGTCCAATTG ACATATGCAGAGATGGACCCAACAACTGCTGCTTTAGAGAAAGAGCATGAAGCAATTACCAAAGTGAAATACATTGATAAATTACAGTTTGGTCGCTACGAGATAGATACGTGGTACTTTAGTCCTTATCCGGAAGAATATGGAAAACAGCCCAAACTGTGGATATGTGAATACTGTTTGAAGTACATGCGTCTGGAAAAGACATGCAGGTACCACTTG AGTGAGTGTACTTGGCGCCAACCTCGCGGTAAGGAGATATATCGTAAAGGTACTTTGTCTGTCTGGGAAGTAGATGGCAAAGACCACAAAGTTTACACCCAGAATTTGTGTCTATTGGCAAAGCTTTTCTTGGACCACAAGACACTCTATTTTGATGTTGAGCCCTTCATGTTTTACATATTGTGTGAAGTGGACAAACAGGGTGCTCATCTAGTAGGTTACTTCTCTAAG GAAAAAGAGTCCCCTGATGGAAATAATGTTGCTTGTATTATGATACTGCCACCTTACCAGCGATTGGGATATGGGAAATTCTTGATTGCATTCAGTTATGAGTTATCAAAACTAGAATGCACTGTTGGTAGTCCTGAGAAGCCATTATCAGATCTTGGCAAGTTGAGTTATCGTTCCTATTGGTCATGGGTGTTGCTTGACATTCTCAGGGACTTTAGAGGAACTGTGTCCATCAAAGCTCTCAG TGAAATGACGAGCATCGCGCAGACAGACATCATCTACGCCCTGCAGTCGATGAACATGGTAAAGTACTGGAAAGGGCAGCATGTGATCTGTGTCACACCCAAGCTCATTGAGGAGTACATAAAGACTTCACAGTTAAAAAGTCCAAGGATGACTGTTGATGTGTCGTGTCTTCGATGGAGCCCACCGAAGAAAGTGCAAGTGAAATTGGGCAAGAAGTGA
- the LOC134529726 gene encoding histone acetyltransferase KAT8-like isoform X2, translated as MPHECTESAEVIQKRYIKPDGHWEYYVHYEGFDRRLDEWVTRDRIMCSQFEMAEHDCTNAQRLISGDANDKSDRKITRNQKRRHDEINHVQLTYAEMDPTTAALEKEHEAITKVKYIDKLQFGRYEIDTWYFSPYPEEYGKQPKLWICEYCLKYMRLEKTCRYHLSECTWRQPRGKEIYRKGTLSVWEVDGKDHKVYTQNLCLLAKLFLDHKTLYFDVEPFMFYILCEVDKQGAHLVGYFSKEKESPDGNNVACIMILPPYQRLGYGKFLIAFSYELSKLECTVGSPEKPLSDLGKLSYRSYWSWVLLDILRDFRGTVSIKALSEMTSIAQTDIIYALQSMNMVKYWKGQHVICVTPKLIEEYIKTSQLKSPRMTVDVSCLRWSPPKKVQVKLGKK; from the exons atgccgcatgaatgcacag AGTCAGCTGAAGTGATTCAGAAAAGATACATTAAACCTGATGGCCATTGGGAATATTATGTCCATTACGAAGGTTTTGATCGCCGTCTGGATGAATGGGTTACCCGAGACAG GATTATGTGCTCTCAGTTTGAAATGGCAGAGCATGATTGTACAAATGCTCAGAGGCTCATCTCTGGAGACGCAAATGATAAATCAGATAGGAAAATTACAAGAAACCAGAAGCGTAGGCATGATGAAATCAATCACGTCCAATTG ACATATGCAGAGATGGACCCAACAACTGCTGCTTTAGAGAAAGAGCATGAAGCAATTACCAAAGTGAAATACATTGATAAATTACAGTTTGGTCGCTACGAGATAGATACGTGGTACTTTAGTCCTTATCCGGAAGAATATGGAAAACAGCCCAAACTGTGGATATGTGAATACTGTTTGAAGTACATGCGTCTGGAAAAGACATGCAGGTACCACTTG AGTGAGTGTACTTGGCGCCAACCTCGCGGTAAGGAGATATATCGTAAAGGTACTTTGTCTGTCTGGGAAGTAGATGGCAAAGACCACAAAGTTTACACCCAGAATTTGTGTCTATTGGCAAAGCTTTTCTTGGACCACAAGACACTCTATTTTGATGTTGAGCCCTTCATGTTTTACATATTGTGTGAAGTGGACAAACAGGGTGCTCATCTAGTAGGTTACTTCTCTAAG GAAAAAGAGTCCCCTGATGGAAATAATGTTGCTTGTATTATGATACTGCCACCTTACCAGCGATTGGGATATGGGAAATTCTTGATTGCATTCAGTTATGAGTTATCAAAACTAGAATGCACTGTTGGTAGTCCTGAGAAGCCATTATCAGATCTTGGCAAGTTGAGTTATCGTTCCTATTGGTCATGGGTGTTGCTTGACATTCTCAGGGACTTTAGAGGAACTGTGTCCATCAAAGCTCTCAG TGAAATGACGAGCATCGCGCAGACAGACATCATCTACGCCCTGCAGTCGATGAACATGGTAAAGTACTGGAAAGGGCAGCATGTGATCTGTGTCACACCCAAGCTCATTGAGGAGTACATAAAGACTTCACAGTTAAAAAGTCCAAGGATGACTGTTGATGTGTCGTGTCTTCGATGGAGCCCACCGAAGAAAGTGCAAGTGAAATTGGGCAAGAAGTGA